CTTATATGTTTTATAGGGCAATCGTCACCGACATTAGTCTATACTATGTTCTTCCGCTACTTTTGTTTGGAATTCTAGTCTGGAGTCTGACTGAATACACACTCCATCGTTATGTGTTCCATTTCATGCCGAAGAGCACGTTCGGGAAGCAAATTCATTTCATGTTCCATGGTGTACACCATGATTATCCGAATGATTCAACACGATTGGTGATGCCCCCGATTGTGAGCATTCCGCTCGCCGTGTTGTTCTATTTTGTTTTCCAGAATATTCTGGGCGCTCATTATCTCCCACCATTCTTCGCGGGATTCATATTGGGCTACTTGTCATACGACCTAACTCACTACGCCGTTCACCATTTCGGATTAAAAGGGAAGGTGGGACTTTACCTGAAGCAGCAGCACATGCGGCACCACTACATGGATCCTGACGGGAATTACGGAGTGAGTTCTCCGTTATGGGATTTTGTTTTCGGAACATATATGAGGAAGCCACAACAGGAGACGGTAAAGGTAGATAGATAAACCTTTAAATAAATTGTTGGCATGTGACTTAACCAAGTTACATTCATAATAAGGCGGCGCACCAGCGCCGCTTTTTTTTCGCGCACAACGAGTAAGCGTAATACCCTGAATCAGCCCCTGAATTAAATTCAGGATGAGAAAGGGGGAAAAGCCCCAACAAACCACGACCAGACTGTCATGCCGAACTCGCTTCGGCAACCGAACGTTTGCCCGCGCTGCTGCCTCTTCTCAGCCGGGTTTCGTTTGAAATAGATCCTGAAATGAGTCCAGGATGACAGAGAAGAAAGAGCGCCGCAATACACAGCGGCGCCCTTGGTTCAATTCATTTCAAGAGGTTCATCTTGCCGACGAGAATCGTATTCTTGAAATCGACGGCATAAAGATAAATACCGCTCGGAAGGCTCTTACCGTTCCACGAGAGGCCGTCCCAGTAGACATCGTAGACACCCGGTCCGCTCACCTGAAGGTGAAGCGTCCTGACAAGCTGACCTAGAACGTTATAGATTCGAATGTCGATGTTGCCCGTATAGTTCGTATTCAACCGCAGCCTGATTGATGTGGACGGGTTGAATGGGTTCGGGTAATTCCCCATCAGTTCGAAAGACGCCGCGCCGCTGATGGGAGGTCGGTGGCTCTTAACCTCAACCACGCCGGTACCGCCGCCGCTTCCTTTAAAGCTTGTAAACGGACTTATAACCCCGTACGCCTGGCTGAGCGCAACGATCTGGTTCTTCAGCGCGATTGCCTGTTCAGAACCGGAAGCGGCCGCGTAATACCTGATGAGGAGCGCTTCTATCTTCTGTTTCGCCCACACTTTGGGCAGGAACTGGTAATTCACCACCTGCGAATCGGAAAGCGGAATGTTATAACTGTAGTTCACTGCATGACCGAGCGCAGTTCCGCTTAGAGTAACCTTCACTGTTTGCGGCAAACTGTACCGCCCCGCCACTATCATTTGCTTCCCCTTGTAAAGATTCGGGAGCGAATCGGGAAAAGTCTCGGAAATGACCGGCGGATCGAACGCAATATGACTATCAAGAAGAACCGGGTTCCGAATCGACATATAGAAATTAGTAATCGTCGAGTACAGCTCGTCGTCGCCGAGGAACTGCGCGAACCCGCGGTTCTGAGACGAGAGAAGGGAAAGGAGCTGCTGGTTCGCATCATCACCGATGCCAAAGCAGAAGAGATAAATATTTGTTTCGGTCCGGATGATCAGCGAATCGACGAACGGGACCAGTTGATTTATGTCGGTGATGTCCCAGGTCGGCTGGCCGTCGGTGAGGAAGATGATAATATTCGCGGTGCTGTCGTTGGCGGCTGCAAATTGCGGTACCGCAGCTGAGAATGCTCCTGAAATGCTCGTCATGTTGCGTGCATACAATGATGCGATATACGCAAGCGCGGAGTCCCTCGTCTGCGGAGTGTAGAGAACATGACCGGGCCTGAAACATGTGATGACGTCATCGAAATCGATGAGGTTGAACCTGTCGCCTTCGTTCAGGTTATTAACGATGAATGTCGCGGCCGCTTTCGCCTGATCGATCTTGGTGCCGGTCATGCTTCCAGACCTGTCAATGATCAGAGTGAAAACCTTCGATATGGTTTCCGTTGTCGCGGACGGATCCGGTTCCGCTATGAAGGTCAGGAACCCGTTTCCAAGTGAATCCGGGACGAGCGTGTCCGGCAGCTCGGAACTGAATGCGAACAGCCCAAGCTCGTGCGCGTTAAGTGAGTAACGGACCAAATAATTTGAATTAGCAGCCGATTCGTGAAGAACAATCCGGACGATCGCACTGTCGCCATAGGTAACAAGCATGTCCACCACCTGGCCGCTCATCACTTTGATGCTGTCGATGGTGCGCGGTGAGCTAAGATGGAACTCGAATCTCTGGACATCTATCGAAGTAGACTGGATCAGGTGGTAATCCGCAGGGTAGGAATAATCCACGTTGCCGAAGGAGTACGGTAGAAGCTCGACGTAGGTTAGTTCGACAGCGATGCTGGAATCTTGCTGTATAGTATCAGGAATGGAATAATAAAGAGGCGTGCCCCCAAGATATGAGATAAGGTTCGCGTCAGGCGTCCCTCCACCCGGAAGAGTGGTGTCCTGGCTGGTACCTGCCACGCCGGCATAGTACCAGTTCCCATTCAGCATGTACCGCAGCTGTGTCGCGCTTGCGGATTCGGAGAGAGGAAATGCGTACTTCACAAGAGTACCTGCGTGTGTGTTTGTGAAGTACTGGGTCGTCGTAGTAATCGAGATCTGGCTAAGAACGGACACTTTTACTGATGAAGAATCGAGACGGAGATAAACAGCATTTTGCGCGTCGATGATTCCGACTCCGTTCGAGTATGCGTACGGAGCAAGGAATCCGAGAAGGACGATTGCGAGCAGCGTTCTCTTCATTACAGCCTCCCAAAAATTTTTGTCTTCTGCCGCATTCTTCCTTTTGAGCAGAAAGGAAATATCTGCGAGTTATGCTCGCAATGGCGGCAGTTCTCGAATCAGATTGAATACATTACAAATCAGCCCACGTTGTTCTTGCTGTATTCAGGTCATCCAGCAGTAGCCCTCGCGAAATCTCCCTATTACTACCGCAAGCCCTTCTACCTGCGAAAAGGTAACAGGCGGAATGTAAAATGTCAAGTTTTTAGTCGTGTCCCAGTTCGATGAATGCCTGCTGAAGTCTTCCTAAACAAGCCGGTGAGAGTCAGCGTGTCACGCAACATTCCATCGGGGACTTTGGAGAGCAACAAATCTGGTACGCCACCCAGGTTGAACTCGAGTCCTTCTATTTTTGATCTCTCGCTTCTTTCAGCTCAGACTTGATCTCGTCGATATACTTGGTGTAAACCGGTCCGAGTTCACAAGCATTGTTCAACTTTTCAGCCCACGTGAGCCAGTGAAGAGCCGCATCATTTCTGCGGGCATCCATCATGGCTCTCGACAGCATAGAGGCAACATAAAGAACGTTCATCACATTGGTCTTCGTGCTGGATATACGAACTGAGCTCCTGTCCTGCATACTCGCCCACATCCCCTCGAATTCCTCGGGTTGGACATCGTCGAAGCTGGCGAGTGCAAACGATGTGTCTAAGCTTGTTGCCCGCTGACCGGCAGTCCAAATATAAAAAGGTCCCGCAAAAGTCATATGAGTTGAATCTGACGTTAGAAATCCCGGTTCCGCTGTGCAGGCGACAGCCAGCGGCCGCGAGAATGTTCCCTCCCGTTTCTCTCTGAGCCATGCCTGAAGGATGCCATCGGAGACTGTCCGGATATTGCCTGAAGAATCCCTGACAGCCGTCAGAGTGTCGAGCGCGTTGTCATTATAGGGGAGCGGAACCTTTTCAATGTCGCGAACAAATCTGGCGTACCATGAAGTATTGAGAAGACTCCGGTTTACAACGGCGACATCCTTCCGGAAACCCTCCGACACCTGTACAGCCGAAAGGGGAAACGTATCCATATCTCCATTCGTGATGAGTACCGCGTCCGGCGGAAGGGCACGGAGAAACCACCTCGCGTACGAAAGTATCGTATGAGTCATAAAGCCTGTTTCCACCATTCGTCGCGCCGATTCATCCATAAGCAATATGTTCTGCCGCTTGATCCCCGCGATCCACAAATCTATCCATGCATTTCCATCTGACGAATCGCATCTAACCGCTTCCTTCAGGTGGATCCAGCTTGAGTCTTCGTTCGCTTCCTCCCATTCCCCGTACATTGGGTTTTCGAGATCCGAAATGACTTCATGAGCAAAACTGTTGCATGGATTCAGGGCGAGCGCCTTTCGCGCAGCTGTGATTGCTTCTGGCTTCCTGTTGAGCCGTCTCAAAGTCTCCGCCAGCCAGGCGTAAACATCCGGATTCCCCTTTTGTTCCGCCACTGCCTCCTCGAAATAGGGCAACGCCTGATCGAGTTTATTCTGGCTATAGTACGAGAGCGCCTTTTCGTAATTCGACGTCTGAGAAAACGAAGTATCCTCGCTGGTCAGGAAGATGCCGACGCCAAGCACGAACCAAACTAGAAACGACTTTTTCATATGCATGCCCTTTCATTGATTTCACCGATTTATCTCCACGAGTAACACCCGCGCGTCGAGCATCGCTTTAAACATCGAGAGGAGCGGCCGCAGCAAAGACGACCCAATATGGCCAGAGAAATAAGCAAGGCAGCTGTGATCGAACGTAAGCGGACACCCTGACGAAGTGCATAGTCTATTTCTTTTTCCCCTTTGAGAAGCTCGACGCAATAAAATAAGCCGAGGCGCTGACAAGTATTATTATGATTATGTAGATAGCCGCCACAGTTCCACCTTGTTGGAAATATCGCAAAGATGAGGGAAGAATTCAGCCCCGGGAAGTTAATCTTGGCGACGTTCGACATCCAATTCCAGATATGCTTTGAACTTCTTGAAACCCTCGCAACGTAAGCTGCAAGTCGTCGTTCCCGTGTAAGTCGGCGCGCCCGCGGCAAGGAAAGATTCCGTACCGCTTATAGTTTCAATCCACGCGCCCACATGGGGCGCGACGCTCCCAAAACAACGGGGGGCATCGGGACGGGAATGTTTCAATCCACGCGCCCGCACGGGGCGCGACCGTCATGCCATTCAGCATGTGAGTGTCCATGAAGGGTTTCAATCCACGCGCCCGCACGGGGCGCGACTCGCAGGGCCTTCTTCCCGCTAGACATCGCCCATGTTTCAATCCACGCGCCCGCACGGGGCGCGACCGTAACAAATCCAGGGAATATTTGTCAGCTCGTCGTTTCAATCCACGCGCCCGCACGGGGCGCGACCTCGGCACAAAATGGATTTTGGGAATCGGAGATACCGTTTCAATCCACGCGCCCGCACGGGGCGCGACACAAAATTTGGCGTCGCGTTTGTGGCAAGGACCGGTTTCAATCCACGCGCCCGCACGGGGCGCGACGCGCCGGAGATGATCGTCAAATGCCACTTGTTAAAGTTTCAATCCACGCGCCCGCACGGGGCGCGACTCTATGAGATCCAGGGGGTGTTCCCTTCCACCCATTGTTTCAATCCACGCGCCCGCACGGGGCGCGACTTTCAAAAGCCGCAAAAACCACGGGATTTAGCGGGTTTCAATCCACGCGCCCGCACGGGGCGCGACTTCGAAGTTTTACCCATTGTTTCATCTCATCTGGGTTTCAATCCACGCGCCCGCACGGGGCGCGACTTGCATCCGACAAAATGCTCACCGCGTTAACCGCGTTTCAATCCAC
The Candidatus Kryptoniota bacterium genome window above contains:
- a CDS encoding sterol desaturase family protein, with the translated sequence MKRYVSNQDQSVRMFKNGFLELFSHVHPAVPAIIYFPVVAYMFYRAIVTDISLYYVLPLLLFGILVWSLTEYTLHRYVFHFMPKSTFGKQIHFMFHGVHHDYPNDSTRLVMPPIVSIPLAVLFYFVFQNILGAHYLPPFFAGFILGYLSYDLTHYAVHHFGLKGKVGLYLKQQHMRHHYMDPDGNYGVSSPLWDFVFGTYMRKPQQETVKVDR
- a CDS encoding VWA domain-containing protein yields the protein MKRTLLAIVLLGFLAPYAYSNGVGIIDAQNAVYLRLDSSSVKVSVLSQISITTTTQYFTNTHAGTLVKYAFPLSESASATQLRYMLNGNWYYAGVAGTSQDTTLPGGGTPDANLISYLGGTPLYYSIPDTIQQDSSIAVELTYVELLPYSFGNVDYSYPADYHLIQSTSIDVQRFEFHLSSPRTIDSIKVMSGQVVDMLVTYGDSAIVRIVLHESAANSNYLVRYSLNAHELGLFAFSSELPDTLVPDSLGNGFLTFIAEPDPSATTETISKVFTLIIDRSGSMTGTKIDQAKAAATFIVNNLNEGDRFNLIDFDDVITCFRPGHVLYTPQTRDSALAYIASLYARNMTSISGAFSAAVPQFAAANDSTANIIIFLTDGQPTWDITDINQLVPFVDSLIIRTETNIYLFCFGIGDDANQQLLSLLSSQNRGFAQFLGDDELYSTITNFYMSIRNPVLLDSHIAFDPPVISETFPDSLPNLYKGKQMIVAGRYSLPQTVKVTLSGTALGHAVNYSYNIPLSDSQVVNYQFLPKVWAKQKIEALLIRYYAAASGSEQAIALKNQIVALSQAYGVISPFTSFKGSGGGTGVVEVKSHRPPISGAASFELMGNYPNPFNPSTSIRLRLNTNYTGNIDIRIYNVLGQLVRTLHLQVSGPGVYDVYWDGLSWNGKSLPSGIYLYAVDFKNTILVGKMNLLK
- a CDS encoding tetratricopeptide repeat protein, coding for MKKSFLVWFVLGVGIFLTSEDTSFSQTSNYEKALSYYSQNKLDQALPYFEEAVAEQKGNPDVYAWLAETLRRLNRKPEAITAARKALALNPCNSFAHEVISDLENPMYGEWEEANEDSSWIHLKEAVRCDSSDGNAWIDLWIAGIKRQNILLMDESARRMVETGFMTHTILSYARWFLRALPPDAVLITNGDMDTFPLSAVQVSEGFRKDVAVVNRSLLNTSWYARFVRDIEKVPLPYNDNALDTLTAVRDSSGNIRTVSDGILQAWLREKREGTFSRPLAVACTAEPGFLTSDSTHMTFAGPFYIWTAGQRATSLDTSFALASFDDVQPEEFEGMWASMQDRSSVRISSTKTNVMNVLYVASMLSRAMMDARRNDAALHWLTWAEKLNNACELGPVYTKYIDEIKSELKEARDQK